A window of Methanocaldococcus vulcanius M7 genomic DNA:
CTTCTGCCAAGTCAATAACTTTTAAAACATCTTTATAGTTTAATTTAGTGGCGGTCATTGCAATTGCACAGCATATATTTTCTTCTACAACATTTTTAATTCCAGAAATCGTCTTTTCATATATTCCTTTTATTCCTCTGAATTTTTCGTGCGTTTCTTTTGTTCCATCCAAGCTTATCTGTATAAAATCAACCTTGTGCTCTTTTAGTTTTTTAACATTTTCTTTTGTTAATAGCGTTCCATTTGTAGCTATAGAAACCTGCATATCCTTCTCTTTAACCTTATCAATGAGTTTAAAAATATCTTTTCTCATAAGTGGTTCTCCACCTGAAAATGCGATTGCCACAACCCCAGCGTCTCCTAATATATCTATGACTTTTTCAGCTTCTTCTGTTGTTAATTCATCTTCTAACGGCCTACCTGCGTTTGCGTAGCAGTGTTTGCATCTTAAATTGCATCGATAGGTTATGTCCCAAACCACTAAAAATGGAGCCCCAGCAACAAATGGCTTTTTAACTCCGAAGTAATATAACCCCCTAACAACATTTATAAGTCCTTTTTTGAAATAAGGATCTTTTAAGTAGTTTTTAAAGTCCTCTTTGTATTTTTCTCCTGCAAATGTTTTTAAGCCCCCGTCTATAATTTCTTTTAATATTTTGTATTTTAGAGAGGGTAGTTTCTTTCCTTCTACGTATGCATCAATATAATTCTCTATAATTAATTTATTATTTTCGTCTTTTTTAAAAAGGGAGCTCATCTGGCTTTTTACGATTGGATTTAAGATCAGTTTTGAGAAGACAATTGCCATGTCATCAGTTTTCATAATATCCACCAAAATAAAATAATTTGGGGAGGGGATTAATAATTGGGTTTTGAAAATTTTTATTTGCCATTAAATAGTTTTGGATCTTCAGTAATATAAATTTAAAATGTTCAATAAATTTAAAACTTTAAAATTTAGAATTTCAAAATTAAATAAGTTATATTTATGAAAAATTAAAATTAATTAAGAAAAATACATTTAAAATAATTCCACATACTTATTTTTCTTGAATTATAACGTTCTTCTCTATTTCACAGTTTAAAGTATTACTTATTAAACATTTTTTAGATCCTTCTAATATCATTTCTTTTAGTTTGTCCTCTTCATAATCTCCTGAAACTTCCACAAAAATATTTAAAATAACTTTTTTTATTTTTCCTTCTTCAAACGATTTTTCAACTTTTCCATCAACTTTTATCTCCGCCTCTATGGCGTTATCTTTTAATGTATTTCCGACCGCTATACAGATACACCCACAAAGTCCCCCTAAAAACAAGTCCATTGGCGATATTTTTTCTTTTGTTGAACCTTTTCCTCCTCGTGAGTGAATTTTTAATCCTTTAACGTCCACCAATGTTTCAAACATATCTAAATATTCAGCGTATATCTCTTTTTTCTCATCTTTGCTTACTATTATATCAACAAGTTTAGCAATAAATTCCTTCCTCTCTTTTTCTGGGATATATTGTAAAAACTTCTCCAATGCTAAGGGCATCATCTTTGGCATCATTTTAGGAGCCATCTCCTTAGCAATATCAGAATCCATCATCTCCATTATCATTTCTGGGTTCATAACTCTCTACCCTCTTTTTTAAGTTAATTTAAGCTAATATGGTTGTTTAGATTAAATCATGCTTTTTTAAGATCTCCTTAGCTTTTACCAAAATTTTATGTTCTTTTATTATCTTTTCCATGTATTCTTTATCTGGAAATTCTAATGCATCTACTGGGCATAGCATCTTACAAGTTGTGCATGCAACGACACAGTTGTAAGGTCTTGCAACTACTGGTTTCTTCTTTTCTTTATCCCAATCAAAAACAACCCTGTTGGCACAAGTTATATAACAAACTCCACATCCAATACATTTATCATAGTTAACTTTTGGATACCACTCGATCTTTTTTCTATCAATACCCCACCATGGTTTTACACTCCAATCTCTAATAATTCTTCCCAAAGGATCTTTTCCAATTATTGGAAGTTCTTCACTCATCTTTTCACCTTTTTAAATTATTGCTTTATTATTTTTTAATTTTTTAATTAATTTTTTAATTTGGAGCACGTTAATTATTGGGTAGGTTAATGCCCAAATTAAGAATATTATTGAAGTTATATTTATAATTTTCGATTAATCGATTCATTTTAATACTTTTTAAAATAATTTAATTATATTAATTTACATGTATGTGGAAGGTATAAAAAGCGATAAGGATTAGAGTAATTATATCAACCTATATGGTGATTAAATGCTATCTGACCACGAAGAGTTATTGAGAATAAAAAAGGCAAGAGAGATCATATTGAAGATTCTAAAAGAAAAAGGCAGAGATAGTTTATATGACCTAAGTGGCCTCTCTGGTGGTTTTTTAATAAAAGAAGAAGATAAAGACCTATTAAATACATATATTGGATCATCCTACTTTGCAGAAAAAGTTAATGAGTGGGGTTTAAAGCATTTAGGTGGAGAAAGATGTGTAGGTTTTAATAGAACATCATCTGCTATCTTAGCAACGATCTTGGCTTTAAAACCTGAGAGGGTTGTTCACTATTTACCAGAGCTTCCAGGACATCCATCCATTGAGAGAAGTTGCAAATTAATAAATGTCGATTATTTTGAATCTGATAATATAAATGAGGTTTTAAAGAGAATTGATGAAAAAACTCTTGTGATTATAACAGGATCTACTATGGATCTAAAAGTAATAGATATTGAGAACTTTAAAAAAGTTATTGATACATCTAAAAAAAGGAAGGCAATAACATTTGTCGATGATGCCTCTGGAGCAAGAGTCAGATTGTTGTTTGGACAACCTCCTGCCTTGGAATTAGGAGCTGATTTAGTTGCCACGAGCACAGATAAACTTATGGAAGGGCCAAGGGGTGGATTACTTGCTGGAAAAAGAGAATTGGTAGAAAAAATATATTTAGAAGGAACGAAGTTTGGTTTAGAAGCACAACCTCCAATATTAGCAGGAATGTATAGGGCTTTGGAGTGTTTTAATTTAGAAAGAATAAAAGATGCATTTGAAAGGGCTAAAAGATTTGATCTGTCTAAAATAACGTTATTAAATAGCGAACTTAAAAAGTTAGATGGGAAGATAGATATAGTGTGTGAAAAAACACCGACAGGATTTGTTATAAAGAGAGTTCATAAAGATGATCATATAAACATTAAAAAACTTGTAGAAATTGGATTTAATCTTCTAAAAGATTATGGAATAATTACAATAACCGTTGCAGGAATGCCGGGGGCAAGTAAAAGTTTGCGGATCGATCTAACATCAAGAGATGCTGAGCGATTGAGTGATGAAGATATAGTTAACGCGGTTGTAAACTCGATAATATCTGCTTTTTCCTAAAATATGTTTTTATAAATCTTTATAAGATATTAGATCAGAAAACTTCACTACTTCATGCATTGCTCTCAGATTTACTGGAATTTCATTCTCTTTTAACAAAACTAACGGGTTTATTCCACCCATTGTCACCAATCCACACATGTCTTTATTTACATTTATTCCATAAAGTTCATTGTTCGGTTCTCCTATCGCTTTAACCCCTCTCCAATTTAGCTTTTTCAAAACATTTTCTAAGTCCTCTCTTGCTACTCTATGTATCTCCCTAAAACCTGCTAAGAATGTCTTCTCACAATCAACAAAGTTGAAAAACACCTCATGAGGATCCAATGATGAACCTTCATAGCCAATTATATCTATAAACCTTTCTTTATCTTCCGTGATCTCTAAAATCCCTCCATATCTTGGAATCACAGGAATTGAATTCCTTAAAAATATACCATCCAAGGTTACGGCACATATTGTCTGAATCTTTATTTTATCCTGTTCTTCAACAATACCAAATCTATCTGAAATACCCAAATACTGTTTATATGCTTCTTTCAATAACTCTACTGCCTCGTCATAATATTGTTTTTCAATATAGGCAGTGTTTACAATAACATTCCCATCACTCTCATCTATATCATATGACACCTTTGCCATTGCGTTAAACATTTTCGATAAAGCAGTTTTTATCCTTATATTTGCTTTTTTCGTTATTATCTCTCTTGGATTTTTCTTAACCTTGTGTAGTGATTCTAACCTAACAGTGGATGTCATAGGAGAGATCTCTACAAAGCAGTCGTTTTCTACAAATGGGGCTATTGGTGTTAATCCTCCAATTAATGCAACCCCAACTTTATCTTCCCCTATATCTAATCCTAAAACGTTTTCAGTTCCATAGCTAATAATGCATTTTAATTCATCTTTCTCTAAAACCCCTTTGAATTTTTCTAAAAATTCAACTCCAAAGTATCTAAAATTAGCTGGAAGAAAACCCTCCCCATTCTCTATAATCCCTATTACATCTGTTTCTTTTTTCTCGATAAAAGCCCTTAGAGGATCTATTGATGTGGACTTATAATCAATGATCTCTTTGAATTCAACTGGTTTTCCATCTTCGTATTTTACAATTCCTGCACAAACTTGAAGTGGGAATATTCCATTTTGTAATAAGACGTTGTCAAAATTTAGCGAGCAGAGAGTATTTATCTCAACAAACTTTTCTCTGTCTATGATTCCAACTCGATCTCCTACTGCAAGTCCGTTTTCATAAACTCCCTTTATTGTCTTCAGGACCTCGTTGAAATCGGCATAAACATGACATCTATTAATAACCACATATCCAAATCTGTAATTTGCAGATATTGTCTTTTCTAAGATATTTGAGTATATACTTCCCAATCTATAAGAAATATTTGCCTTCTCTAACTCCTCCAACCCTCTCTCCGTTATAACTCTCCCTGCATATCCTAATTTTTTTGTTAATTTCATTCCATCCAACAGTTTCAGATGGTATCTAACTGCTCGTTCTCCTATCTTATATCCTCGTCTATTAAGTTCTCTTGCTATAATTTTAGCCCCTACGGGCTCTTTTGATTTTGACAGTATATCTAAGATCTCTATTAATTTCCTATCTAAGTCAGCCATATATTCCACCTTGGCTCTTAAAAAGTGCATTATTAAATATTTTTATTATTATAATCAAAATTTAATCTATTTTTCTATCATTTATCATCGTTAAATTTTATGGAAATTAAAAATTAAAAAGTCAATCTGAACTCTAATTATTTATTTTTATTCGATGATTTATTATATAAGAATTTATTATGAATCAAATTTGTTATACGGTTTATTTTTGTTATTTAAATAATTCGTTTAATGATTTACTTATCGAGTTTCTCCTTTAACAATTCAACAACTCGTTTAGGATCTGCTCTTCCTCTTGTTAGTCGCATAACTTGCCCCATTAAAAAGTTCAACGCCTCTTTTTTACCATTTAAATAATCCTCAACTGCCTTTTGGTTGTTTTTTATCGCTTCTTCAACTGCTTTTATCAATTCACTCTCATCTTTAATGACCGTCAACCCAAGTTCTTCAACGATCTCTTTTGGTTTTTTCTTTCCTCTGTTTATTACCAATAGATCAATAACCTCTTTTGCAATTTTTTGTGAAATAGTTCCATTTTTAATTAATTTTATTAATTCAACTATATGTTCGGGCTTTATACCGCTTTCATATAGATCAACTTTGTGATACTGCAAAGACCTCTTTAACTCGTTCCTTATCCACACAACGGCTAAGTCGATATTTTCTTTACTTTTTCCAAGTGATTTAACAACGTTTTCAAACATCTCAGCCATATCTAAATCAGTAACAAGAACTTTTGCATCTTCTTCACTTATTTTGTATTCTTCAACAAATCTCTTCTTCTTAGCAAGAGGTGTTTCAGGCATTTTTTCCTCTATCTCCTTAACCCACTTTTCGGAAATAACTATCGGCTGAATATCAGGATCTGGGATGTATCTATAATCTTCTGCTGTTTCTTTGCTTCTCATTGCCTTTGTTATCATTTGACTTTCTAAAAATGCCCTTGTTTCTCTTTTAACTTCTCCTCCTCTTTTTATAATATTCTTTTGCCTAATTAACTCATATTTTAAAACCTTATAAACCCCTCTTATCGAGTTAACATTTTTAACTTCAACCCTATTTCCTTGAACACCCATATAATTTATGGAAATATTAACATCTGCTCTCATCGTTCCCTCTCCCCTCAAACATCCGAGGTATCTAAATAGGGTCATCAATTGTTTTAAAAATTCTCTTGCCTCTTCTGGACTTTTTATGTCTGGTTCAGTAACGATCTCTATCAGAGGAGTTCCACTTCTATTATAATCAACGATTCCAAAACTTGGATTGTATTGTCCAGGATCTTCCTCTAAGTGGACTTCGTGAATTCCTATTCCTAAAAACTCCCCATTAACTCCTATTGGCGTTGATGTTCTCTGATAACCACTTGGTAAATCGGGATAATCATAATGCTTTCTTTGGAAGTATATATCCTTATCAACAACAATCTCACATCCAAGCATTTTCGCAACCATTATCGCGACTTCTACTGCCTTTTTATTTGGTGGAAATGGCTTAGCCCCCGGCAAACCTAAACAGACAGGACATACGTTAGTGTTTGGTTCAGCATCCAAATAGTTAGTTGAACAGTTGCAGAATAATTTTGATTTAGTATCTATCTGAACGTGTATTTCTAACCCACATTTCATTTTAACATCTTCACTCATCTTTCCACCTATTAACTTTTTCAGTTTAAATCCAACGTTCCAAAATATCCAATAAATCTATTAAAGTCAATACTGATTTATTTAATTTAATTTTTTGATAGTTAATATTGCTTTGATATTAATTTGCGCTTTAATTAAAATTATAATAAAAACTATTCAAACAAAACTACTTTGCAATGTGGTTATTGTAAATTGTTCATTTATTTGGTTTTAAGATCTTTGGCCCCCTTGCTAATGCAGTTATTCCAGTTCTTGCCATTTCTTTTATACCGAGGGGTTTAACTAACTCAATAAACGCATTTATCTTATCTTCTCCTCCTGTTATCTCCACGATTAAAGATTCGGGACTTAGATCTACAACATTTCCTCTGAATATACTTGTATATTGTATAATTTGGGATTTTGCACTTTCCGTTGGGGCATAAACTTTTATTAAACATAGTTCTCTCTGAACTGACTTTTTTTCTTCCAGTTCGCTAACTTTTATAACATCTATTAACTTATTTAATTGTTTAATTACTTGTTCTAAGATTCTATCGTCTCCGTTAACCTCTATCGTCACTCTTGAAACTTGAGGATTCTCTGTAGTTCCAACAGTAATACTTGAAATATTAAATCCTCTCCTTGTAAATAATCCAGAAATTCTTTGTAATACACCTGGCTTGTTTAAAACCAGTGCAGATATAACATGTCTATGCTCCATTCTATTCACCAACTATGTGTGTTTATCTTTTTTTATTGTTTTTGTCTTTTTTATTTTTATAGTAAGATTTAAAAATGATAAAATAGATCAGTTATTGAGTCCCTTGGTATAATTAAACTCTTTCTATAATAAGGTTTTTAAGTATTTTAATGTTTTTAAGTAATTTTTAGTGAAAAAATTTAATCGTAAGTTTAATATCAAACACACTACTGATTCACATACGTTGATATAACTTAATAATTAATAACTTACTGATAAGTCATTTATTCAAATTATTGGTAAATTAATTTTTGATCAATTTTAATATGTTAACGTTTTATAATTCATTTAATTTATTCAACTCTCTATTTATCGAATTTAGATATAGAAGATTTTAAAAAGATGTTAAATAATACTTAGATGTTGAAGATCCAATGTTGATTTTTTAGTAATAATTTGTTGTATTATAGTTCTATTTCCATTTTGATCCCTAATTTCAAATTCTACTTCTGATTTTGATGTTTTGATTTTTATATCTGTAATTATTGATAAACGATTTGTTGAAATTACCAATTTAACAATTAAGATTACGCTTGATTTGAAATTTGCGATTTTGAATTTGGATGAATAGGCATTATTTAAACGAGTGTATATAAATTTTTTGGAGAGTGGATAAAATGGTTTTATTGAAATTTCATGGAGGATGTCAGCAAATAGGAATGAGTTGCGTAGAAGTTGAATCGCAGAAAGGGAAGATATTGTTAGATTGTGGATTATCTCCAGATACCGGGGAGATTCCAAAGGTTGATGATAAAAGTATAGATGCAGTTATTATTTCTCATGCTCACTTAGATCACTGTGGGGCTCTACCATTTTACAAATTTAAAAAGATATACTGCACTCATCCAACAGCAGATCTGATGTTTATCACATGGAGAGATACGCTAAACTTAAAAAAGGCATTTGGAGAAGAGGACATTCAAAATGCTATGAGTAGTGTTGAATGTTTAAACTACTATGAGGAAAGAAGCATAAATGACAATATTAAATTCAAATTTTATAATGCAGGGCATATCTTAGGAAGTGCATCCATATACTTAGAAGTGGACGGTAAAAAAATACTCTACACCGGAGATATAAATGAAAATGTTTCAAGAACTCTACTTTCAGCTGACACTGACTTTGATGAAATAGATGTTTTGATAGTGGAGTCAACCTATGGATCACCCTTGGATGTAAAGCCCGCAAGAAAAACCTTAGAAAGACAGCTAATAGAGGAGATCGCCGAAACCATAGAAAATGGAGGAAAAGTTATAATTCCTGTCTTTGCAATAGGCAGAGCTCAGGAAATTTTATTAATATTAAATAACTACATGAGGAGTGGTAATTTAACAGAAGTGCCTATTTATACGGATGGATCTCTGATTCACGCTACTGCTGTTTATATGAGTTATACTAACTGGCTGAATCCAAAAATAAAGAATATGATAGAAAATGGGATAAATCCATTTGGAGAAATAAAAAAAGCGGATGATAATTTAGTTTTTAATAAAGAACCATGTATTATCGTTTCTACATCAGGAATGGTTCAGGGTGGACCTATTTTAAAGTATTTAAAACTACTAAAAGATCCTAAGAACAAGCTTATATTAACGGGTTATCAGGCAGAAGGAACTATTGGTAGAGAGTTAGAAGAAGGAGCAGAAGAAATCCAGCCATTTAAAAATAAAATACCAATAAACGGTAAAGTTGTTAAAATTGAGTTTTCTGCACATGGGGATTATAATTCATTGGTTCGATATATAAAAAAGATTCCAAAACCAGAAAAAGCGATTGTTATGCATGGGGAGAGGTATCAAGCGCTCTCTTTCGCTATGACAATTTGGAAAACATTAAAGATTCCAACTTTTGTTCCTGTTAAGGGAACTGTATTGCCCATTTAAATTAAAATATTTTTTTATTTTTATTTTTTTAATATATTTTTTATTAATTTAATTCAATTACACTGCTAAAATTCCTTCCTCTGGAATTTCTTGCTCTATTGTCTTAATAGCAGAGAAATACTTCTTAAGAACTCCTGTTATCTTTTTCATTATTTCTTTCTCTTCAATTACATCAAGTGAGATTTTTGACTCAATTATCACATATAAGTTTTCTCCATACAAGTTTAAAGGATATATGTATAGATAACTGTCATCTTTATATATCACAACTTTTTTAACGTTTCCACACATCTTTTTTATGTATTCAAAGATCCCTGAGGCAGTTGCTCCTACTTCCTCAGCATCTTTTAATGTCGTAGCAATAACCAGCCCCTCATCGTTAACAACAATAATATCCTCAATATCATAAGATAATGCGATTTCAACCAAGTCAAATTCTTTTGTATATTCTTTATCTTCATCAGGGGCAACATATGGCTTTAATTCCTTTAAGTTTTCTATAATTTCCATTTCTATCAATTTATAGGTTTTTTTCTGTTCTCTCTCTTTATAGTAGTAAGCTCCAACTCCAATTCCTACTCCCACTATAAAAAGGATTAGAAAGGCAATTATCGCATTCATAGTTAAACCTCTTCACACGTTTTTCCTTACTCAACGTATTATCGTTATTTTTAATTTTTATTAAAGGTTTTTAATTTAATAATTTTCATAATTTGATTTTATATAATTTTTTATTTAACTTTTTTGTGAGGTTTAAAATGAATCAATAACAATTAGATTCCACTTAATAATAATTTAATCTACATTTATTGAAATTCTCGATGTGTATTTTGAGAGATGCTTTCTAATTATCTTATCTATTTCAAACTTAACCACAGATGGATCAACATCTTTTTTAATTATTCCCAATATTCTTTTCCTCTTCACATGAATATCTCCAAACAAATAGTATCTTCCATTTTCCCATTTTATTTTTAACTCTGGCTTTACATCTTCAATTCCATCCATCATCTTAATTCTCTCTACGATCTCTTTACAGAGTTTCTCTTTTAATTCTTCTAACTCTTCCTCAGAGGGACTAAACACTTCTTCAAGTATTGTTTCTACCCAATCTTCATCCGGCTCTTTTATTCCAAGTTTTTTTAGTAGTTCCTCTCTTGAAACCTCATTTATTGGCATTTGTTCTTCTTGAAGTTCTTTATTTTCTTCTTTCTCTTTCTCATCTTCACTAACCAATCTCATCTCTGGGTATAACTCTAAAATAATATTTGCCTTTCTTTCATTGTATTCATAAACATCAATGATAGAATCCTCATCAGAGAGTAGTTGTTCCAATTTTTTTAAAGCGGTCTCTCCAAGTAAAACTCCCAAATTGCACTCGTAAGCGGCACCTATTGGTTCCCTTCCTTTAAATATTATATATCCATTTTCATAGCCATTAGAAGATTTTTTATAGACGTTTATAACAATATACTTCCCATCTTCCAAATATTTCTCAAAATCTCGCACGTTTGTGGCTATTAATTTATCAAGAGGGATGTCTAATTTAATATTAAGATAATTTTCTTTACTATCTGGCTTTTCTTCTTTTTCTGTTTCCGTTTCTTCTTGGATTTTTACTGTAAAGATCTCAGGATACAACCACTTCATCAGATTTATCTTATCTCTATTGTATTTGTAAATTTCAATTGACTTATCTTCTTCATTCAACAGTTCTACTATTCCCTCAAGGTTTCCATACTCTTCAACCATATCATTATCGGTGTAATAAACCCCAATAACCTTTCCATTCTCAACAAAAATGTATCCTTCCCATAATTTCCCATCTTTTTTCGCTAAAACAAGTATATAACCAATATCAATTTTGTTTATAAGATCATCTAACTGTCCTTCATTTAATTTTTCAACTAACTCTCCTTCAACTACCTTTATCATAACCATTCCCTCATCTAATATTATTCAAAATTGTTTAATCCGTATATTCTCACGTCGCAATGTTAGAATATACGACTTGATAGCTTTCTATTATTCACCTATCGTTATGGGTTATTATATTTTAGTTAATTTAATTATTTAATATTATTTGACACCGTGAGATCTATAACATCTTCTCACGATCAAGCCAGCAAAAACGCCTGCTCCAAATCCGTTATCTATGTTAACAACTGCAATCCCAGGGGAGCAGGAGTGCAACATTGTCAAAAGGGGGGTGATCTTTATTCCATAAGATGTTGATGTCGGCACACCAATAACTGGCACATCAATCATAGAAGCTACAACCGAGGGGAGGGTTCCTTCCATTCCTGCAACAACTATCACACAGGAAACATCCTTCTCTATCATAGTTTTTAAAGCAGGAAAAAGTCGATGTATCCCTGCCACTCCAACATCATAAGATGTTATTGTCTCAACTCCCATCACTTCCAAAGTATCTTTTGCCTCTTCTGCTACTGCAATATCGGAAGTTCCCGCAGTTAATATTCCCACTTTACCTATTTTTTTTATTTTATAGTTTTTATTTTTTATTATTAATGTTTTCGCCCTTTTATTAATCTTTACCTCATAGTTTTTTAGATCCATCTTCCTAATTTCGTCGCAAAGTTTTTCGATATTTTCTATCTTTGTGGCAAGAGCAACTCCATTATTCTCTGCAAGTTTCAACGTTGAGTTAATTATCTCATCTATACTTTTTCCTCTGCCATAAACAACTTCTGGAACGCCCGTTCTAAACTCTCTATTTATATCAAGTTTTAATTCAGTCCCAAT
This region includes:
- the larB gene encoding nickel pincer cofactor biosynthesis protein LarB yields the protein MGKDLRELLLAFKNGELDINEIEKLIKLNYFEEIGTELKLDINREFRTGVPEVVYGRGKSIDEIINSTLKLAENNGVALATKIENIEKLCDEIRKMDLKNYEVKINKRAKTLIIKNKNYKIKKIGKVGILTAGTSDIAVAEEAKDTLEVMGVETITSYDVGVAGIHRLFPALKTMIEKDVSCVIVVAGMEGTLPSVVASMIDVPVIGVPTSTSYGIKITPLLTMLHSCSPGIAVVNIDNGFGAGVFAGLIVRRCYRSHGVK
- a CDS encoding DUF2226 domain-containing protein, which gives rise to MVMIKVVEGELVEKLNEGQLDDLINKIDIGYILVLAKKDGKLWEGYIFVENGKVIGVYYTDNDMVEEYGNLEGIVELLNEEDKSIEIYKYNRDKINLMKWLYPEIFTVKIQEETETEKEEKPDSKENYLNIKLDIPLDKLIATNVRDFEKYLEDGKYIVINVYKKSSNGYENGYIIFKGREPIGAAYECNLGVLLGETALKKLEQLLSDEDSIIDVYEYNERKANIILELYPEMRLVSEDEKEKEENKELQEEQMPINEVSREELLKKLGIKEPDEDWVETILEEVFSPSEEELEELKEKLCKEIVERIKMMDGIEDVKPELKIKWENGRYYLFGDIHVKRKRILGIIKKDVDPSVVKFEIDKIIRKHLSKYTSRISINVD